ACCATGGCTCCGTTTCCGGGGAGCTGGCCACGCTCGGTGGGCAGGGTGGCGTCCAGGTTGCACGCCACCCACAACGCGCCGTCGCGCACGGCGAGACAGGCTTCCGCGAGGTCGCTCCATCCCGTGTCGGGCGAGTGCCCTTGCACCACGGCGGCGACGTCGGTCCCGTACTGCCGTGTGGGGCGCAGCCCTACCGCCCGTACCTCCGCTTCCAGCGAGGCCGCGCCGACCACGAGCACCACCGCCCCGGCGGGCAGGTGTTCCCGCAACAACGCGGCGCCGGCCTGGGCGCTGGTGCTCACCTCCACGGGCTCCGCCGTGACGCCGACCTTCCCGAGATGCTCGGTCACCGCCTCCGGCGACTTGGACGCGTTGTTCGTCACGAACCGCACGGGACGACCCCGTTTTCGCACGTGGGCGATGGCCTCGGCCGCGCCGGGGATCGGACGCGTCCCGTGGTACACGGTGCCGTCGAGATCGAACAGCACCGCGTCGTGGCGGTCGAGCAGTGTCTCCGCCATCAGCTCGTGAGCTCCGCGGCCCGTTCGGCGGCGTCGGTCTCCTCCTCCAGGTCGGCCTCGGCGGCGTGGAGGAACCAGCGCACCGCTTCCTCCGTGCGACCGGCGGCGGCCAGGTTGTCCGCGTAGGCGTAGAACAACCGGTGGCTCCACGGTTCCCGGCGCCGGGGATCGAGGTCGGTGCCTTGAAGCGACACGACGGCGGCGTCGAGCTGTCCGAGGTCGCGCCGCGCCCCGGCGGCGACGATCCTGAGTTCGACCTCGATCTC
The window above is part of the Saccharomonospora glauca K62 genome. Proteins encoded here:
- a CDS encoding HAD-IIA family hydrolase, which codes for MAETLLDRHDAVLFDLDGTVYHGTRPIPGAAEAIAHVRKRGRPVRFVTNNASKSPEAVTEHLGKVGVTAEPVEVSTSAQAGAALLREHLPAGAVVLVVGAASLEAEVRAVGLRPTRQYGTDVAAVVQGHSPDTGWSDLAEACLAVRDGALWVACNLDATLPTERGQLPGNGAMVAALRAATDREPMVAGKPEAPLLRTAASSAGATSALVVGDRLDTDIAGAAAAGYRSLVVLTGVATARRLLAAEPGERPDYLAADLTALTHWVSATDLEIGPRPGWRVTVADSVATVESTEPAADRLHLLRHLCYVAWSSSVTNVRAADPRAEEALTSLGLG